In Fragaria vesca subsp. vesca linkage group LG5, FraVesHawaii_1.0, whole genome shotgun sequence, the genomic stretch TTTTCTCTTTTGTTCATTTAATGTGGATAATACCATGTATTCAAGTATGAATCTCTTATCAATACATGCAGTGTTCCTAATATATCACCTTACTCTGTTTCAGGTTGGTGATTTTGGTATTCTGGTGAGGTCTGGTTTCAGTGTATCTAAAGCACTCTTTTTCAATTTCCTCTCAGCACTTGTGGCCCTAGTTGGAACCGCAATGGTAGGTTATAGTCTATAGTTTTCCCTTTCAATTTGTATCTTCAGTGTGAAAAATGAGAGAGTAATCTGTTTTGGTGCAGGCTTTGCTTATCGGACAAGATCCAGGACAGTCATCTTTGATGGAGGTGAAAAGAGCCTTGCGTGTTGGTTGAAAATTTAGTTCATAATTTTCCTGCCAAAATCTAAACCAAATTTTGTATTCTACCTATTTGCAGGGCTTTACAGCCGGTGGATTTATATACATTGCTGTTGCTGGAGTGCTTGCAGAAATGAATAACAATGGCAACTCATCATTGAAAAGCACGGCGATGCAGTTAACTTCGTTGATACTAGGCATGTCAATTGCTCTATGTATTTCACTTTATGAATGAAAGTGCATTTAGAAATTGGGACTCGAATATTGAATGTGTACTACTCATAGGGGATGAAATCAAAATACAATTCTTCTTCTCCACCTGAATTGTGTGGGGAATGTGGAAATGAGACGAGAGAAGATAGATAATAGAGAATGATTAAACCTCGTCACTATACACATCCTGTGGAACATGGTTCTTGTTTTTACGCTGTTCAGACTTCTGATAAATCGACATGCTTTAGTTAACATGCTTCATCTTTCTTTTCTTTGTTTCGCCTCTCAATTTAATTGATGGCTTCGATTTCTAACAAATACAATTCTCAATATATAGAAACAGCATCAGAAACAGGCAACGAAATTACAAAAGGGTTCATACTGCATTTTGGTTTTCTATAATAGCTACAAGTCTTCCAATAACAGACTTGAAAAGAGCAAGACAAGTGACATAAACCATTTCCGATCAGGACTTGTCCAGCTGCTGAAGCATTTGAAAGACAGTGATGTTCTGAGCCGGTAGAGGGCGTGGCGGATGCGGCTGCATTCTCCTCAGAGGGGATATGACATGTTCACCCCCGCCGCGGGTGAGAGTGTGATGCCTCTTCCTCACTGTTCTCACCGGAACAGCAACAGGAACAGGAGGCTGATCTACCATCTCCATAAAACAAGGAGAAGAAACTTCTGTTCTCTTACGCGGCATTGAGCTCTTATAGTTGCTCTCAGAAACCCTTCCTGTTCCTCCATCCTGTAAATTTATTTTACATGAGACTATATCAATCTGCAGATGTAACAACAAACATCACTACCACCAAATGTTAAACACATAACCAAAAGAAACCGAAAGAACTAAACCACAGATGCTTACATTGATAACAGAAGAGTCCGGCATTGGGCATTTCAGGGGGTGATCCTCATCGGGCGGCTCTGAAGGATGTTCGACCGGCCAGAATTCAAAGTCCAATAGCTCTACTTGACCTTCATGAAGCTCATTGTGAACTTGAACATCCATAGCAGCACACCTCTTTGTTTCATTTATCAGTGGAACTTCTGGTTCTTCTCCATCCTAATGAAAATGAAGCATGCTATATAATGATGACGTTCTGCAACTAGCTAGTATATGGAAATCTTTGGAATGAGAGAGAGGGAAAGCGAACTTACATAATAATGACTTCCACATGAAAATGCCATAGAGATACTATTGTTATTGTTCATATTGTAGAAGACATGGTAGCTGAAGCTGAGCAAATTTGTTCTCTTCTGGAGTGGGAGAGGTAGGAAAAGATTGATGAAAAGACAAAGCTGCTGAGCAAAGACCATAAAAAGGAGTAGTAGCGAGCCTAAGCTAGCAGGGGTAGTAGTAGTAGTACCACTAGTAGGGTGAAACCGAGAGAGAGAGAGAGAGAGAGAGATAGAGAGGTGGCGATATGGGATGTGTTACACAGTGGTCAGTGGAAGAAGATCATGAAGAAAAGATTCCCACCACCATTTTCGTCTTTTTTTTTTCTCTTTGGATTTCCTCCCCTCCTGTTACTACTTTATTCATTCCTAAGAACCCTTTCCTTTACTTTATTTGGGGACCCTCATTGCTCTTTCTCTTTAGCTTTCTTCACTCATTCTCTCTCTCACAGATTCAATTCACAAAAAGAGAAAGAGACAAGCTTTTGTTTTCACTTTGTTGCTTTGATTAAGGAACAGTTACAGATAGCTAGGTTAAAAATGTAACAATCTCCCGCTTTCTTGCTTTTTAGGGTTTTGCAGGCAGAAAATATATCATGTACATGAGCTGCTGGTGCGACTGTTGCAAAAGCTTAAAGAGACTCACACAAACTCATTCACATTGAGAAAGAACTCAAAAGAAGTAAAGAACAGAAGCACACAGAGGCGAGCGGAAAGCACGAGATATATAGGAGAGAGCTTCCTCTAAACACTTTTGTTTTTGCTAATTTGTTCATTTCGATGCAAATTAATGCAATTCAAGTTCGGTTCTAATTAAACCTTAAGGACCAAAGAAAACGCATGCGTGCTGTTGCAGGATTGCAGATCGATGCTGCAGAATTATTACCTCTACGCAAGTCGTGTTATAAGCAACATGATCCTTTAGCTGACAGTTGGAAGATTTTGTTGT encodes the following:
- the LOC101296099 gene encoding uncharacterized protein LOC101296099 isoform 2, with product MNNNNSISMAFSCGSHYYDGEEPEVPLINETKRCAAMDVQVHNELHEGQVELLDFEFWPVEHPSEPPDEDHPLKCPMPDSSVINIDIVSCKINLQDGGTGRVSESNYKSSMPRKRTEVSSPCFMEMVDQPPVPVAVPVRTVRKRHHTLTRGGGEHVISPLRRMQPHPPRPLPAQNITVFQMLQQLDKS
- the LOC101296099 gene encoding uncharacterized protein LOC101296099 isoform 1 is translated as MVFAQQLCLFINLFLPLPLQKRTNLLSFSYHVFYNMNNNNSISMAFSCGSHYYDGEEPEVPLINETKRCAAMDVQVHNELHEGQVELLDFEFWPVEHPSEPPDEDHPLKCPMPDSSVINDGGTGRVSESNYKSSMPRKRTEVSSPCFMEMVDQPPVPVAVPVRTVRKRHHTLTRGGGEHVISPLRRMQPHPPRPLPAQNITVFQMLQQLDKS